In Achromobacter spanius, the following proteins share a genomic window:
- a CDS encoding ABC transporter ATP-binding protein — MGAAVHNLKPATATAKIEVRDVCLSYFTTEGETEALSNVSFSLAPGEFVSLIGQSGCGKSTLLSLIAGLIPPTSGAVMIDGQGVTKPNPRIGYMLQQDYLFEWRTILDNVMLGAEIQGRRDARSEARAVHLLEKCGLGAFLSHTPRQLSGGMRQRAALARTLVTEPDVILLDEPFSALDSQTRLAISDEVVDILRREGKTVVLVTHDIGEAIAMTDRVIVLSRRPGRLKSQYRIHYGDGARPTPFQARSRPEFNVYFKQLWDELDVHVEG, encoded by the coding sequence ATGGGAGCCGCCGTCCACAACCTGAAGCCCGCCACCGCCACGGCGAAGATCGAAGTGCGCGACGTGTGCCTGTCGTACTTCACGACCGAAGGCGAAACCGAGGCGCTATCGAACGTGTCGTTTTCGCTGGCGCCGGGCGAATTCGTCAGCCTGATCGGCCAAAGCGGCTGCGGCAAAAGCACCCTGCTGTCGCTCATTGCGGGATTGATCCCGCCGACATCCGGCGCGGTGATGATCGACGGCCAAGGCGTGACCAAGCCGAACCCGCGCATTGGCTACATGCTGCAGCAAGACTATCTCTTCGAATGGCGCACCATCCTGGACAACGTGATGCTGGGCGCCGAGATCCAGGGCCGGCGCGATGCGCGCAGCGAAGCCCGGGCCGTGCATCTGCTGGAAAAGTGCGGGCTGGGCGCGTTCCTGTCGCACACACCGCGGCAGTTGTCGGGCGGCATGCGCCAGCGCGCCGCGCTGGCGCGCACGCTGGTGACCGAGCCTGACGTGATCCTGCTGGACGAACCCTTTTCGGCGCTGGACTCGCAGACGCGCCTGGCGATCTCGGACGAAGTCGTGGACATCCTGCGGCGCGAAGGCAAGACCGTGGTGCTGGTCACGCACGATATCGGCGAAGCCATTGCCATGACCGACCGCGTCATCGTGCTGTCGCGCCGGCCCGGTCGGCTGAAAAGCCAGTACCGCATCCACTACGGCGACGGCGCGCGGCCCACGCCCTTCCAGGCGCGATCGCGGCCCGAGTTCAACGTCTATTTCAAACAGCTATGGGACGAGTTGGACGTCCATGTGGAGGGTTGA
- a CDS encoding ABC transporter substrate-binding protein has protein sequence MKSLPLPRLAGAALLALIAPLFAPLAAQAEALNPPVKVRYEEVVRSILYVPKYVALSQGYFKDAGLDVSMKTSQGTDKGMTALLSGSADIVLIGPEASIYVQNSESPVKPRIFAGLTATDGFFLLARKPIEKFDWSMLKGKEIIGFRPGSNPIVFLEAALRKHGVDPQKDVKLLNNIGIPARAGAWMAGQGEYGIFLEPEAGELVRNGKGYIVASVGHEVGQVDYTVFTATDKYIRDNPKVIQAWTNVVARAEKYVKDTPAATLAPQIMTFFPGMDQGAVTEAIERYKQYQIWKTTPLVTAEAMNRLQDMLIASAVMKDTARVKYEDVVVADFANKVQ, from the coding sequence GTGAAATCCTTGCCATTGCCTCGCCTGGCGGGCGCGGCGCTGCTCGCGCTGATCGCCCCGCTGTTTGCCCCCTTGGCCGCTCAGGCCGAAGCCTTGAATCCCCCCGTGAAGGTTCGCTACGAAGAGGTCGTGCGATCCATCCTGTACGTGCCTAAATACGTGGCCCTGTCGCAGGGCTATTTCAAGGACGCCGGGCTGGACGTGTCCATGAAAACCTCGCAGGGCACCGACAAGGGCATGACCGCGCTCTTGTCCGGCAGCGCCGACATCGTGCTGATCGGGCCCGAGGCGTCCATCTATGTGCAGAACAGCGAATCACCGGTCAAGCCGAGGATCTTCGCGGGCTTGACCGCCACCGATGGCTTCTTCCTGCTGGCGCGCAAGCCGATCGAAAAGTTCGACTGGTCCATGCTCAAGGGCAAGGAAATCATTGGCTTTCGGCCCGGGTCCAACCCCATCGTGTTTCTGGAAGCCGCCTTGCGCAAGCATGGCGTAGACCCGCAGAAAGACGTGAAGCTGCTGAACAACATTGGCATCCCAGCCCGTGCCGGCGCATGGATGGCAGGCCAGGGCGAATACGGCATCTTCCTGGAACCCGAGGCCGGCGAACTGGTCCGCAACGGCAAGGGCTATATCGTGGCCTCGGTGGGCCATGAGGTCGGCCAGGTGGACTACACCGTCTTTACCGCCACCGACAAATACATACGCGACAACCCCAAGGTCATCCAGGCCTGGACCAATGTGGTCGCGCGCGCCGAGAAATACGTGAAGGACACGCCGGCCGCCACGCTGGCGCCGCAGATCATGACGTTCTTCCCGGGCATGGACCAGGGCGCGGTGACCGAGGCCATCGAGCGCTACAAGCAATACCAGATCTGGAAGACGACGCCGCTGGTCACGGCCGAGGCCATGAATCGCCTTCAGGACATGCTGATTGCCAGCGCCGTGATGAAGGACACCGCCCGCGTGAAATACGAGGACGTGGTGGTGGCCGACTTTGCCAACAAGGTGCAGTGA
- a CDS encoding alpha/beta hydrolase, which produces MNAPTDLLDCIEIETAPNPTHAVIWLHGLGADGNDFAPIVPELDLPAGLGVRFVFPNAPVQRVTINNGMAMRSWYDILVMDLVRVEDAKGIRASEAAVHKLIARENARGIPTSNIVLAGFSQGSAMTLHTGLRLPEKLAGMMALSGYLPLVDTAEAERHAANNATPIFMAHGQYDPVVSLARAEASLTELKRLGYDVRWHTYPMPHSVCAEEVRDISAFLNDVLG; this is translated from the coding sequence ATGAACGCTCCTACCGACCTGCTTGATTGCATCGAGATCGAAACCGCCCCCAACCCCACGCACGCCGTCATCTGGCTGCATGGCTTGGGTGCCGATGGCAACGACTTCGCCCCCATCGTGCCGGAACTGGACTTGCCCGCCGGCCTGGGGGTGCGCTTCGTGTTCCCGAACGCGCCGGTCCAGCGCGTGACGATCAACAACGGCATGGCGATGCGTTCCTGGTACGACATCCTGGTCATGGACCTGGTGCGCGTGGAAGACGCCAAGGGCATCCGCGCGTCGGAAGCCGCCGTGCACAAGCTGATCGCCCGGGAGAATGCGCGGGGTATTCCGACGTCGAACATCGTGCTGGCGGGCTTCTCGCAAGGCAGCGCCATGACCTTGCATACGGGGTTGCGGCTGCCGGAGAAGCTGGCGGGGATGATGGCGCTGTCGGGGTATCTGCCGCTGGTGGACACGGCCGAGGCAGAACGCCACGCCGCCAATAACGCCACGCCTATCTTCATGGCACATGGGCAGTACGACCCGGTCGTGTCCCTGGCGCGCGCCGAGGCGTCGCTGACGGAATTGAAGCGTTTGGGTTACGACGTGCGCTGGCACACGTATCCGATGCCGCATTCGGTTTGCGCCGAGGAAGTGCGGGACATTTCAGCGTTTTTGAATGACGTGCTGGGGTGA
- the yjgA gene encoding ribosome biogenesis factor YjgA translates to MNSHTEEESVDDGYDENGYDRPSKSQVKREMHALLDLGKQLIELSPDRLKQLPLAERLYEAIRTAQRTTGREGRRRQVHFVGKLMRDAPADEIRAQLDVWENGSREETAAMHRLEGLRDRLLDDDDALTTLLAKNPQADAQQLRTLIRAARKEKLGNASLLQGQEPQKKHYRALFQALKTLTL, encoded by the coding sequence ATGAATTCCCATACTGAAGAAGAATCCGTCGACGACGGTTACGACGAGAACGGCTACGACCGTCCCAGCAAGTCCCAGGTCAAGCGTGAAATGCACGCCCTGCTGGACCTGGGCAAGCAGCTGATCGAACTGTCCCCCGACCGCCTCAAGCAATTGCCGCTGGCCGAACGCCTCTATGAGGCGATCCGCACAGCGCAGCGCACGACCGGGCGCGAAGGCCGACGCCGCCAAGTCCACTTTGTGGGCAAGCTGATGCGCGACGCGCCCGCTGACGAAATCCGCGCCCAGCTTGATGTCTGGGAAAACGGCTCGCGCGAGGAAACCGCCGCCATGCACCGCCTGGAAGGGCTGCGCGACCGTCTGCTGGACGACGACGACGCGCTGACCACGCTGCTGGCGAAAAACCCGCAAGCCGATGCGCAGCAACTGCGCACGCTGATCCGCGCCGCACGCAAGGAAAAGCTGGGCAACGCCTCGCTGCTGCAAGGCCAGGAACCGCAAAAGAAGCACTATCGCGCGTTGTTCCAGGCTCTGAAGACCCTGACGCTCTGA
- a CDS encoding ABC transporter permease, with the protein MNAPVANTVPLRAVPAPSAKYLDYLRRDRAKKRNIRLTQALLLIVFLCAWEILPRMHILNPLLTSYPSALWPTFLDLWTNGQLAKHIMTTLSATLVGFTLSMVIGIVVAAALWWSDFLYKVLDPFLVVANAMPKIAFVPIFYLWLGSDYAVYGMAVAIAVFVTIMVVYAGFRGIDLNKVKLAHTFGASRWQVLTKVVLPGSVPTLIAAVKMNIGLALVGVIVGEFQSADSGLGFLIMNGSQVFKLNIVMTAITMLALISSVMYMIIYRIEAAVARRYG; encoded by the coding sequence ATGAATGCTCCCGTCGCCAATACCGTGCCCCTGCGCGCCGTGCCCGCGCCCAGCGCCAAATACCTGGACTACCTGCGCCGCGACCGCGCCAAGAAGCGCAACATCCGCTTGACCCAGGCCTTGCTGCTGATTGTGTTCCTGTGCGCATGGGAAATCCTGCCGCGCATGCACATCCTGAACCCGCTGCTGACCAGCTACCCCAGCGCGCTATGGCCCACCTTTCTTGACCTGTGGACCAACGGCCAACTGGCCAAGCACATCATGACCACGCTGTCGGCCACGCTGGTCGGCTTTACCTTGAGCATGGTGATCGGCATCGTGGTGGCCGCGGCGCTGTGGTGGTCGGACTTTCTGTACAAGGTGCTGGACCCCTTCCTGGTGGTGGCCAACGCCATGCCCAAGATCGCCTTCGTGCCGATCTTTTACCTGTGGCTGGGGTCTGACTACGCCGTGTATGGCATGGCGGTCGCCATCGCGGTGTTCGTCACCATCATGGTGGTGTACGCGGGCTTTCGCGGCATCGACCTGAACAAGGTGAAGCTTGCCCACACCTTCGGCGCCAGCCGCTGGCAGGTGCTGACCAAGGTGGTGCTGCCCGGCAGCGTGCCCACCCTGATCGCCGCCGTGAAGATGAACATCGGCCTGGCGCTGGTGGGTGTCATCGTGGGCGAATTCCAGTCAGCGGATTCCGGGTTGGGCTTTCTCATCATGAACGGCAGCCAGGTGTTCAAGCTGAACATCGTCATGACCGCCATCACCATGCTGGCGCTGATTTCCAGCGTGATGTACATGATCATCTACCGCATCGAAGCCGCCGTGGCGCGGCGTTACGGATAA
- a CDS encoding cysteine hydrolase family protein, protein MEFPQWVQDRVVARQGCLHPYDELPAGRTAVVVIDMQQYFTLPGYQGECAPAREIISPINRLCDAVRAAGGTVVWVQTASDNADAFWSHHHGVMLTPERSKRRLETLRRDSPGFQLHPDLHAADTDLRVVKRFYSAMAPGSSELEPLLRGLGVDTLLIAGTVTNVCCESTARDAMMRDFRTIMVDDALAAVTPAEHEHSLQGWMLFFGDVLSVDETTARLTPAQAARKTA, encoded by the coding sequence ATGGAATTTCCGCAATGGGTACAAGATCGCGTCGTGGCGCGCCAAGGCTGCCTGCATCCGTATGACGAACTGCCCGCCGGCCGTACTGCGGTGGTCGTGATCGACATGCAGCAGTATTTCACCCTGCCCGGCTATCAGGGCGAATGCGCGCCGGCCCGCGAGATCATCTCCCCCATCAACCGCCTGTGCGACGCGGTGCGCGCGGCGGGCGGCACGGTGGTGTGGGTGCAGACGGCGTCCGACAATGCCGACGCTTTCTGGTCGCACCATCACGGCGTGATGCTGACACCCGAGCGCAGCAAGCGCCGGCTGGAAACACTGCGCCGCGATTCGCCGGGCTTTCAACTGCACCCCGACCTGCATGCGGCCGATACCGACCTGCGCGTGGTCAAGCGCTTCTACAGCGCCATGGCGCCGGGTTCGTCTGAACTGGAACCGCTGTTGCGCGGCTTGGGCGTGGACACGCTGCTGATCGCCGGCACGGTCACCAACGTGTGCTGCGAATCCACCGCGCGCGACGCCATGATGCGCGACTTCCGCACCATCATGGTGGACGACGCGCTGGCGGCGGTGACGCCTGCCGAGCACGAGCATTCGCTACAGGGGTGGATGCTGTTCTTTGGCGATGTGCTGTCGGTGGACGAAACCACGGCGCGGCTGACGCCCGCGCAGGCCGCGCGCAAGACCGCCTGA